CTGCAGCGTGTCAATACGCTGATCTATTTATGACGCTTCCATGCCCACTTGCAGACGGCATGATAGTGTCCTCCTATCCTGATTTCATATCTGCACTTAACAGACAGAAGAGATGGAAAATGATGAAATGTGTATATGTGCTATGCAACTCTGTAAAAAATAGTTCGCTTTGAAATATTctgaaatgtcttaaaataacAAAGGGGGAATGTTTATGTCTTTATCAATATGATCAATAAGATTTTAATGGGTGCAAAACGCTCCGTCTAAGTGCCTCAGGTGAGCGGCGAGTGTTTACGGTTTGCTGTGATTGTATTCGCATCATTTCTCACTGTCTTCACAATTAAATTGAAAAATTGTACTGTTTGTATTGATTGTGTATCTTTCTTTGTagtatatagttttattttaaaaaagaatgCATCTAATCTttcacataaatgcattttttacacATCAGGGTATTTACGCaagtatataaaaacatatttcgCAAAAATACATGTACTGACTAACTTAAAAGCAAGTAATAAATGCCACTTTTTCTGTTTGCTTTACAAGTCACAAAAAATTCTTTCCTTGGTAAACGAACAAGTGTTCCAACAGCCGACCTGTAGCGCCAAAGAAAAAGGAACGTTTTTGCCAGACAACCatttatacaaatgtataaaagaaTAATTATTTGCAAATTTGAGGAACAATTGATTGAACGACCTGAGAATAGACCGTGCCGACTTTTCTTGCACTTTTTTTGGCACAGGAATGCACCCGTTCGCATgcatgcacgcgcacacacacacacacacacacacacacacacacacacacacacacacacacacacaacacgtcTCACAGTGATATACATACACATTACACAACATCGATCATGAAGAGGATTACCTATGCACGCATGATCACACACACCTGATCGTGAGCACGCTCAACCATCTCTCACGCCTTCCCTAAAGTGGGAGGAACAACTGATATGGAAAAGCATGATGGTGAGCGGCTGGTTGGCCCGTTTCCTGATGATGCTTCAGAcattagaaacaaatgagatgtAAATGAGACCTCCTGGATTTTCCCAACGTAGTCAACCTGTCGGCAAGGCCTAgctaacataaacacacagtgtCTTGGTCAACAGCTGGCATTAGAGTAAGTTAGGTTTAGATATGACTGATCCTCAGGGCCTGTGCTCTACCGTCGCTGTAATCCAGTGCTGGTGAGCTTCTGTAGTGAAGATACGTCTTTTGTTCTGAAACAGGTTAGGTAGGTTAAGAcattcttttttctcttttgaaaAGCAGTGTGtacatttaagaaatgtttaGACTATATCAAAACGACAGATTTCACATCATTTACATGGCTCCAGTAGAAAGATGAAGGTAACCGATCGAACAGACGCTGGATGGCGACCCTGTTGCTCCGTGTGTGCATATGGTGCGAGTCACAGACGCGTTTCCCGTTCTGGGTCGTAGTCTGAGGTTTGCGGCTCTGAGTTTGCACCGTTGTTTTCGTCCTTTCTAAGAGCCTGCAGTTCAGCGGCCGCAGCACCCGTGCCTCCGTTAGCCAGCGCACCTCGCTCTTGTTTCTGAACGTGCCATTTTAACACCACCAGACCCAACACGCAGAGGAAGAAAGATGCCGTCCGTAAACCCAGCGTCAGGCCAAGATATGCTATCCTGAGAAAtacacccccccaaaaaacatctTATTAAACGCACTAGTGCCTGGAAATTTACCCTAAACCACAAATTAGTAGTAACCATAGTCTTAATACTTTTTTACTATAAGAAaaaacatggttcattttcaAAAGGGATCTGGACATGAAAAGCTATAATTGATTTTACCTGTAGGCCGTGGTGTTGTAGATTCGACAGGCTCCTCTGCCGCCACATTTCTTGTGACCCCATTTCAGACAGGTGGTGTCTATAATGGCTCCGAAGTATATAGGAGCTGGAATTCCAGCTGTGGGACGCAGACGCACACAAACACCAAAATAACAGACAAAATACATCATTAGATCATTCTTTATCATTACTATAGCGACTAAACAATTAGTTAACAGAAACATCTGAAGCACCAAAAACCGTAGCGTCTCTCACCCAGAGTTCTTGTTGCCAATGTGTGAAATCCCAAAGCTAAAGACTTCAGCTGGGGCTTGATGCATCTGTGGTCAAGAAAGAGTTTCATTTCATCaccatttataaaaatattaaatatgaataagtacAGATTAACTTCATATTTGCAAATCACAAACAGATGTGGCCAGGAATGGatgataaatacattttacttaTTAAAGCAACGctttagaacttttgctcacagctcccccatgtggttgataagcgcaggtgtctgttaccagtgttgtaaataatgtcgctgtacAAGCTTCcctgtgggcagcgcaataTACATGAATTTGCTTACTAATCTGATGGAACCGGTGAATGCAGAAACGTCGTTTGGAAACCATGTGGCACTGTTCCGCGAGCAGGGGATgtgctgtgtgtaccgacccgaacacagaacttacattGTGTGGTTGTAGCTgttatgaggctgctcaggtagcagtggCAGTAGAATTTGTCTGGTTAAGAGCTGTTCtataccactgaaataatttgagatacaaacattttaagtcgaaaaactacaaagtgttgctttaaaaaattGAACCCCCTCAAGGAAGAATAACTCTAAATCTCAACGGAGATAAAGTTTATAAAACTTAACCGAGAACTAAAGAAGAACTTAGCAGACACAACAGTGTGATCTTCCATAGGTGGATTATTTTACCCAATCTTCTCGCTGAGCTTCCTGCAGCGTCACCTGACCTAGTCTAGCGTAGcatcgccgctttctttggaaaggcccgcccaagaggccatacaagaggtaaagcaaccaatcacgtttcgttttgtgccgcgtcatgtttagaggcgtagaaatgtccccgcagtaacagaccgatgtacattcacgaacgtgtcaaaagttaaacgaaacaacaatgattataagtttatgccatgAACTTCGCATACTTTAAGAATTGAACGTTTAGTcaatcgtgatgaattcttatagcaaccgttgtaaacacgacagcttacttagATCAGAAGGctttgttgtttccaggcggtccgttaaagaacgcgagactcatgtctcccggaaatcctgtgaaattgaaccaatcagattgTAACAAATTTGATCCAATATTATTTTAGACCAAGAGCTACATTAAAGTTCAGAAACTCAAGTTGACCTTGTCAAAACGGAAAAGTGTATTTAAAGAGTTAACATTTATAATTTCAAACACAAATAGTAGAGTATTGACAAATAGACATTGcaatttcaaaacaaacatgtaaTCTTAACTGAGAGTCCAGATACTGAAAGAATGTCCTTGTTGAATAAATGTCCATAGGTGAGGTATTCCATCAGGTAATCCACAAAGTGCACAAAACAACTTGGTCTCTTGAATATTTGGGTCAGTAGCACAACCAATATATTCAAGCTATGAGAACCAAATCTATCTGGACACCGGACCCAGTTAGGTAATCCTCCAGATCTTTTCTTTGAGTCTCTCACATCTCTCAGACCATGGCACATGTCTCCCTCCTCACCTCACTTCCTTTTTTCTCACCAGGCCTTTCTCTCCCCAGGTGTAagcctttcaaaataaaagtcttctaCCTTCTACTAAATTAATATGTATAGAATATGTATACTCCCAAAATaaacaatgaacaaaataagACATCTCAACTCAACTGAATTTTCCAGGAAATATTACAGTGAACATAAAATGAAGGCACAAATTAAGCCTACTTATActatttactaaaataatctCTCTCAGAGATAACCTTAAAGTATATGTTGAGCTCTTTTTAAATGCCTTAACATGGCAATATTAcaagatgacgacttcgaacatgctgaagtgtttccagaaaagtgcaATAGGGGCTGGCTGCAGCCGATGGGGTGAGTGGAGCTCCACTCAAAAGCGGAAATACGTCACGTCCTCCACTCGAAGCCCGAGTGGATATACGTCACCTAATTCTGACCTCAACCCGGAAGTCAATGTCAATAAATACTTGTAACGTTTTAATGCTAcaaaattattgtttaaatgttattaaatacatttaatgttactaaatccagacacTGCTTCCAGGTTTGTATTTAGAAAGTAATCATTACAATAGTTAGCAGtgaacaataaatgaaacatcaaataaattattttttataaaaatgaaaaatgtgaacacaaataatttaggaattttatatttaaagcaaaataacatacaaaacaaccacagtaaaatgttgaataatttcCATAAATTAAGTTTGAattgttttgagtaaaaaacacaaactatatttacaaaacacatccACTGCAAGTAACAGTAAATAACGATCAACGAACGTTCTTCTCCTTCTTCTTTCCTTTTAATGGCGGgtgtttttaacatgtttagGTATATATCGCCACCTACGGTACCGGGTTGTGTAACATCAGGGTTTTCAGTACTTTGgtggattatataaaaaaatcagattttctaaacctgtattttaaagaaattcatgCAACATCAGCTAACATTGGCGAGACATCAATATTGAtcgtcaaaaatatataaatccatCGTGTACATTTATCCTTTTAGCGTAATTTCACGGAAGCCATATGCGTTGTGCTTGCATTTCACGTTAAGACAGCGTCAGTCTGCAAGTAGTGTAGGGATGCTGAGATAAAATTACCCGAGTTAAAGTTCGAACTTCGGAGAGCCCAGCGACGCCATTTTGCCCCTTCTTTATGATTGAGTGGAggtgacgtatttcctgttCGAGAGTGGAGCTCCTCTCGGCCCATCGGCTGGAGCTAGACCACCTCTCGAAAAGTGTGCCACATGCATCAGACTTTCAGCCAACGGAtcgtgggcgtgacgtcagaGGCTGAGACTACACCTGACCGAGCTTTGGGATAAAGCTGGCAGTCTAATGTGTTAAAAGGGAAAAGCTTTAGCATGGTAATCTAACGTTACAAGTGACTATAAACTTGTCTCGATTGGTTTTGCGTTCAGTCGTGGGATTGTTTTGACTGGCACGCAGCCCATCTCTAACATTAAGAACATTGCGGGGAAAATGACATTAGCGCCGCTGGTACATGATGTCTGTTTTCATCTGTAATCTGCTTGAGTTGAGGAAAAAACTCAGCACTGAACAGTTGTTTCTTTCGTTTtgtcattaaaaaataacaaccTAGATGGTGGAACCGCATGTTCaatattaaagtaaaataaatgactAAGTCAAGAATGAGAAATTAGGACGAGAGGTTTCAAGTCTGCATGAAACAACATTCAAAACCCATTTTACTTTGGTAATGTGATgaattatatgtgaccctggacaacaaaaccagtcttatgggtaaatttttcgaaattgagatttttacataatctgaaagctgaataaataaactttctatagatatatgagttgttagaataggagaATATCTGGTTGAGATATAatcgtttaaaactctggaatctgagagcgcaaaaaaaatcaaaatattgagaaaattgcctttgaagttgttaatcaggggcactgtggcagaccatccactcacaaaaataaagtttttatatatttaaggtaggaaatttacagcATAacagaaaaatcgataattttgacccacacaatgtatttttgtcttttactaaaaatgttcccgtgctacttaagactggttttgtgatccagggtcacatattataattgaTATTTCTCAAActgtttttatctttaaaagaCTTTAATGACTTATGTTTGGAGGGGAGGAGataaaagtaaaatgtataTACCAAAATGATTATAATATTTTCATAACAGTGTCTATTCAGATTCATGTTGACATTCAATAGTGGCTGGCATGAGATTTCTAGTCTAAATCAGTTGATTTACTTCAGCGACCAATCAAGAGTCAGAAATTCACCTGATGAGCAGCATGTATCCCGGCGTTCCGCCCAATGAGATGATAAAGGAAGTGATGACGGACAGAGCCAGGAAGTATGGGAAGACTCGCTGGCAGCTGTCTCTGTTGTTACACTGACCAGCGCTGGCCGTTTGATTTCCACCCACTACACAACTGCACTGCTGgaacacctacacacacacgcgcgcacacgcacacacacacacacacacacacacacacacacacacacacaggtttgatCAGCGACCAAAACAATGCACATTTCTATTGTGTGAATTTAGTTTCAACATGCAGAAGAAAGACGCTGGTGATGCGGAAGTACAGTAAATGCACAGTGATGCTATGATTTTATGAATAGGcctataattttttattataatattactgtTTGACCTCAGATTAACTGAGAAACGTTatacttttaatttgatgaaacAATGTGATAAAAGAAATCACtcatcaaaaacaaaaaacgatTTCTTAGTAAAACGTGTACACTGAAATCCAAAAGATCACTAGTAAATATGCttcaattttgtattttttatttgtattttgtatttgtttgtttttatttaaagttattattaGCATAACAATTGGACTGACgtttgcatgaatttaatcattCATTCAGTATTTTGTATGTTTCTTTCCTTGAAACTCTGGAGTTCATTACAACTTGTTTTAGCAGGACTTGAGAATGTTGCAAAGCACATTTTATTAATGGCAGAAATAAAGCAGAATCATTTACTGACAAAATGTGTATTTCcaggtttaaataaaaaatgtggtCTCTTTCTCAGGGCAGTTTTGGACACCGCTTTATCTTTAGATCTTGATTGTTAAAAGTTAGTCTACATTAGTTGTCAACAACTGATGTGCTGAATAAACAGATCGTCACAATGTGCTCTTTGTCTCGAATCATTGGTCCTGTTTAATTCTGAACAAATGTCTGGAGTTACACAATTCCTTTGTTCGACAAAAGTTCAACAGAAAGGGACAAAAGATACAAAACGCCTGGAATATGCAAGAGACACGGGATGTTCAAGAGGAAAACAGTCTACAGACTATCCAAGTAAGGTGGACTGAAATGTCAATGTTTAGACAGAAGAGGGAAGTCACAGTCTCAGGAAGTTTCGGAGAAGTCAAGAAAATTCAAATAAGCCTTTGAGCTGAAGACAAACAGGTTGTGCACACCCTTGAATGAGCGCTGGGAAAACCAGACTTCAAACCTGCACACATTGTCGCTCATTTTCTTTGAAAACGCAAGACAACAAACACGCTCCATTGTTCCAAAATCACGCATCGGCCGAGAGCCTGTACTTACCGTTTTCATGCCAGAGCCGCGGGACGTCTGGCATCCAGCCAAGCAGGGAGAGACGTACGTGAGGCCATTCTCACCGCACACGGGGTCCCAGTGTGTCTCAGGACACTGACAGTCAGCGTTGCAGGTGGAAAACAGAGATGCGTCCTCTTTGTAAAGACGGCCCGTCCTGTTAGGCACACGCAGGCAAAACAGCTGATTATAATAATCACAGCGTTTGGCCCTGTTTAACGTTTAGCAAAATCTGACAGCTGTCATTTTCCTACCCATTGTATGAGACGGTGATTCCGGCCACGTCGGCATTCTCACATCCCATGGCGAAGAAGAAAAGAGACAGAAAATATCCCAGGAGAGACGTTCCCAGAGCAAACCTGGCCGCTCCCATGATGCTCAGCTTGAACTTCTTCATGATCAACCCTCCTGAAAACATTCCCAAAGCTACAGCTGGGATGTTAATCACTCCTGAAAAAACCCATTCAGACATTCAGAAAACTCGGATCGCAGGAGCAGTGTCACAGATCGAATACAAATCCTGAGTCATTTCTTCTCTGTGGTTCAAAGGTTACGGGACTGTTTGTTTTCCCTCCCGTCTCATGTTCAAAAGCCGATGCCGTTTCCAAAACACACAATGGTCTCTGATTTCCACATACGTTGTGTCCACCCATAGGTTATTATTTCTggattttattctcttttatatGTATTAATGATTCATGTCCTGCTGAGATTCAACCGGATTACATAAACCTCCAGGACAATTAAGATTTGATATCAGAACCAAGACTAATATTGACCACGTATGAATAAAAATCGtacataaatcaaaacaaaacaagataacCTTAAACTCAAGGGTTACAGACAGGCCATATGTGTACATATGTGtgtacaaaaacacataccCATGAGAAAGTTGGCTTTAAACGCAGACTGTCCGTAGTGCTGCTCGATGTATTTTGGCTTGTACGTCACCATGCCGATCAAAGAGTTGAATTGAATGATAGTGACACacagatataaaaaataaaccggGTTTCCCAACAGGGATCTCAATGTTGGCAGGAAGTCTGAAAAACATAAACGTGAAATGTTTTAAGAATGATCCCACACCAGAGCTTAGAAATTAAATATGAAGGTTAATGAAACAGAACAAGCTGAAACAGAAATACAGTGACGCTCTAGAAAGGATTTGGACACTTAAGGTACACTTGAAATGTATTAACGTCATTACATTAGATACCACATATGAAATCCAGTAGCATCTGCAAAAAACTACTTTCACTTTTTTGAgcattttgtaatgaaaatgaattgaAGTCATggtgattttaaagttaaatttaatctttagttaaattctgaaaatgcacttccttcctgtaatgactatccatcttaaatgacatatgttagacggcttgtgCGGAGCATcctttaactcctccccttcaactgtcagtctgctgccagttccatttcaaaatgcaacggctgtttttatacatccaatcaaatcgcagagaaataCGAAAGCCatgcccactaattttctcattagaaattccatttc
The nucleotide sequence above comes from Triplophysa rosa linkage group LG24, Trosa_1v2, whole genome shotgun sequence. Encoded proteins:
- the slco1c1 gene encoding solute carrier organic anion transporter family member 1C1; this translates as MDLPNKERPSLANGPKLRGRSHCCSSLKMFLVALSFAYFAKSLSGSYMKSTITQLERRFDIPSYLIGVIDGSFEIGNLLVIAFVSYFGAKLHRPKIIAIGCLLMSIGTFLIALPHFIIGRYKFETSIRSSVNSSNNLSPCPARSASVPSTGPSTSSIPSSGCEQESRLSMWIYVFVGNILRGIGETPVQPLGISYIDDHALEENAAFYIGCVQTISVIGPVFGYLLGSVCAKIYVDIGFVNMESISITPGDARWVGAWWLGYLIAGLITLFSAVPFWFLPKSLPLPERRLAKYSPERTSFIKGSPLLEHKYHADEPTNLLEMAKDFLPTLRSLLGNPVYFLYLCVTIIQFNSLIGMVTYKPKYIEQHYGQSAFKANFLMGVINIPAVALGMFSGGLIMKKFKLSIMGAARFALGTSLLGYFLSLFFFAMGCENADVAGITVSYNGTGRLYKEDASLFSTCNADCQCPETHWDPVCGENGLTYVSPCLAGCQTSRGSGMKTVFQQCSCVVGGNQTASAGQCNNRDSCQRVFPYFLALSVITSFIISLGGTPGYMLLIRCIKPQLKSLALGFHTLATRTLAGIPAPIYFGAIIDTTCLKWGHKKCGGRGACRIYNTTAYRIAYLGLTLGLRTASFFLCVLGLVVLKWHVQKQERGALANGGTGAAAAELQALRKDENNGANSEPQTSDYDPERETRL